The Myripristis murdjan chromosome 11, fMyrMur1.1, whole genome shotgun sequence genomic sequence tggtcgggccaatgaCAAGCAAGTAACTGAAGCCTACGTTGCTCAACGGGGCTCAGTGGTGCTCGCtggtaaacaggaattatcatcttatgtatgattgtcatggctactgccgagcgtgatgttatacaaccgtacgtgtttgagcccgactccgatcccgaTCCACAGACGAAGTCGACATTgtattgtgtcgggttgataaaacattcagcgctgaaatgagcccaacaaacgagcaaatttggactaaaaccctgcgggaCCCCTGAAACCGGCCCCCATTCCACCGACAAGCCTATGCTAAATAAAGAGTCATGGTTTTTACAAAACATGCTTGCTTTATTATAAATGCAAAGTACTGGACTATAAGGGCAAgtcaatacaaaaacacacaagaaatttCATATACACATCATATAAACACGTACTACTTGAAAACCTATTTACAAAGGCAATAAAACAAAGCTATTTACATGCTATgtacacatatgtatatgtgcacTGCCAAGGAAGGGCCGTGCTCAGTTCTGTGGGTTCTTCCGCATATGCTAACCCTGTATACGGCGAACATGGCGTCACCCCTGTTGTCCTCGGGCACCCTCCTCAACATATCAGCCACTGTCTGCCCAAACCGTGAGTATTCGTCATTGTTGTCCATGGCTTTCTGGACTTCCAGCAGTCGGCCCTCCAGCTGCTTCATCCGCTCAATGAACCAGTCGTCCTGGTCTctgttctttctcttctttcccgGCCGGGACTGAGGAGACCGCGGTGGCACAAAGGCTGGGGAGGCAGACGCACCTTGAGGGCTGGAGAACAGGAGCTGGGGAGTCTCTGGCCAAGAGGCTGATGTGTCAGACGAAGTGAAGGAGTGTGCTGGACCACATGAGGAGGATGGCTGAGATGACTGTGATTCTTGGGGTGCGGGAATAGACGACAGTGACACTGGTGAGGTGGATTGCAATGTTTCTTGGAGTGTGGGAACAGACGACGGCACTGGTGAGGTGAGTGGCGGCACCGGTGAAGTCGATGGCTGGTGGGAGGTTGGAGATGGTTGGGAGTATGGGTCTGCTGATGAGGGCTGTAGAAAAGAGAGAACAGATAATAGATCTTTGTCCATGCTTGAAATTGTTGGGCTTGTTCTCACATTAGAGAATTGCTATCAGAAgtatttataatgatatgagCACTACCAGCAACATGAAAACCACATACAGAGATGCTGCATTTATCGTCTCTACATTACACATTCAAAACCAGCTACCTTCAATTGTTTGTTAGCAAGAAGACATGACACAATGCACTGATTTACCTTGGCGTCATAATTTGACGACGTTTCCCTATGTTTTCTATGCGGTGCCAGCCAGGACAGAAAAAACACCAGTACGGGGACTTTCTCTCCGCCGGCCGACACCATCGTTCCCCGAAGACGGGCGTATGTGTCCCGGAGGTTCTTCCATCTCTTGGCGCAATCTTCCggactctgctgtgttttcGGCTATTTCTCTCCAGGAGTTGTTTGACATCTTGATGTCTTTATAATGCCGAGAGGACGAATCGTagaggtgcgggtacttgcgtaCCTCCTCTGCCAGGCGTTCTTTGAGTtgatccagcatgatccaaactttcaATTCCAAATCAACAGATGAGTCGAGATccgatcacaacagcagttcttttaaaaatggcgctgctgGCACtacaacaggaagtgacaccgGAGGGAAGAAATGCCAGAAATGATGTAGTTCGGCGGActaatcatagctcttgttgtctgTGTAGCATCTgcatagagtggtgaagtcccgcccacccacttccggtacatgggtcctcaaaagcaaaaaattatgaatgcgatccaatgggtagataaaaattattttctggtcccgtttgaattgtgccatggatttcacatatgttgtttgtgatatttaaagataatttttcacgcaaagaagactacaatttagcgtgaagaatattaataatgctaggttttgtgtgagcccgctttgtgaactacaactcttcactgctctcggtgcgaatgacatacgtcaccacccgcactggaagcctacaacagacatggccatttctctgctccgcgctgagtttttgaggttctgagtttttccgcccgacGGCagggtccgctcgccctcccgcccggcccggcgctccgtcggccttcggagacgcggacaatcgggaacaaaacacaccggcatcttgacttgaatctggatggagggaaatggcgatgacgtgacgtcacatacgcgacacagcatgtagtctttctaattgtgttttctcaacagcatttaactgaacaatggcgcaataaactgaatgaaaacatgaaaatttgttatttaagcctataaacagcatttgtgtaatccatggcataacgacggggggaccagaaaacacttattttctgtccattgaacaccattcatttttttcgctccgaaaggtcccatgggggcccaccggaaggggcgggacttcaccactctataggGGCTGCTTGGGGTCCGCCTAGTCACAATTTTTCGGAGGTGCACGGCAAGTCTCTGCAGCGGATGCAGATGTCCCACAAGGTTCGCATTTGCTACGCATACCCTCCGTAAGTTATgcttgttaaatatgttgtaaatatgttgtgagcttgttgcccTGGGAGCAGAGGGGTACTAGCTTGGCAGCTTGTTGCCTGGGCACGCAGgtgctgtgggcggagtcaccgtcCTCATGACGTCATCAATTAATGGAAGCCAATCtgctcgttttacagggacagtttcaaaaaacgggctgtgtgcacttctccatttaccACAGGtgtaatgcatgggacagtatttatgtggctccaacaccttccctatcacgccaaaacaacgaaaattgcatttttcatgtcatgggACCtttaaaggtagaatttatggcagagctgttgcattgagcTGCATGAGTGTATGTATATAATATGCTTGTAAAATGATTATTAATGAAATGCAAACAAGCCAGAGCGTTTTTTTTCTGTCGCGGGTGTAAACAAGCTTTTTCTGAATGCTCATTAGAGcgaagcttttattttgaagccaGCTCCTCTTACCGTAATACCTAGCACACGGGCGCAGTGTAAAACGAGCGGGCTGCTGCCGCCTGACGCAGAGGCTGGTACCGCAGTCTGGCCGGCCGCCTTACCTCGGGGACGGGTCCGGGCAGGGCGTGCAGTCTGTGGGGGAACACGGACGGGACAGCCGTGCTCTTCAGCAGCGGTCTCCTGGGCAGAAGGATGTAATCCGTGGGGAGGAAGTGGTCGCTGCAGACGAACATGCTCCGGGCTTGCCTGGGGTCCAGCGGCGAGTCCGGGTCGACGGCCGGGTTGCTGATGGCGATCAACCATCGCTTGCACAAAACCGGATTGGAAACCGGCAAACGATGGAAAACTTTCTTCCTGATCGGATTTGAATAATTCCTACAATCTGGAACCATACACTTGACCATTTTGCAGCACTATCCGCGGCTGTGACAGCAGGTAGCcaggaaatacaacaaaaataaccCCTCCTCCTCACGACCTTCACAGATCCAGTAACGTTCCGCTCCGTGAATGGAGAaaatagtactttcacaaataaatgtTGCTGCGcgaaaaaaatgggtaccggggtTTACACTTTGCTCTAATGTCGTAATCCGCTTTGTTCGTGTTCACTGATGTGCTAAACGTGTTATTTTGGACGCTGCTTTGccttgctgtggaagtgaatggtgAGAGAGAAATGTACTGGATTAGCAGATCAGgggagtgtgtgctgtgtgtgttggtgtgtgttccATCCATGatgtagaggtgtgtgtgtgtgtgtgtgtgtgtgtgtgtgtgtgtgtgtgtgtgtgtgtgtgtgtgtgtgtggggtaaTGAATCTGAATAAAGGAGTATGTTGATTAAACTATGTCTGTGCCCCAGTTCCTTCTCTTCATCTGTTGCCATATTACATTTTTCCTATAAACATCTTTTAAATTTAAGGaatataaatgttttgaaagtCACACTACACAGCCTATGAGATGTAAAAAATACTTCCTACACTGTAAAATTAATCAGATGGGTGCATACCTTGTAAACGTGTATATTTGCACAACATAAACATCATAAGTtgcacttatttccaatgcaaaGCAGTTGTTACATTACATACTGGCCACTTAAGGTATGGAAATATAGTATATCATGAGGTAGATCAATAGACAGCTTTATTAAAGCATCAGGTTAAATACAATGACAAAGAACACAACCAAGATGACACTAAGACCCAGTAAGAGTCAGAATGATTGGTGAATGCAAAAGTGAGGATATTGAAGTGAGGATGATAAATAATGGAAACAGAAGGATGATAATAATAGTTATTAAGagtaaataatgtaataacagtcaAGAAACCCCAATATGCAAACAGCAAAGTGATAATCATAATATAGTGTAATAACAGAGTCATATGATCATGTAAAGTGAGCATGGTGATAATAACattgattttcttcttcttattattattattactgtcatgTTCAACgggggattttttttactggacaGCTCGTGCAAGTACAAAGTTACTGACTCAACTGACTGTCCATTAAATGACATTAATACtgccaacagcagcaggtagTAAACGTCTATAACGTTAACCTCCATATAAACTGAGAGGCaaagtgcacacatgcagttAAAACtcccgcctgcagggggcgacgtATCGACGTCACAACCTGAGCGCACGCCGCTGAAGCAGACGTTCCGCGCATGCGCAGTGGATGTAAACAAAGCAGCATGGCTGCATGTGGGTTTGGTGATGTGAACTCTGGCGTTAATGTTTAAAATACTGAAACGTTTCTTGTACTGGCAGCCATGACAGCGCGCGATAATCAATACTGATTGATTATTTAAATTTCCCCGTTCagaggaaaatgttttgtttgtggaaaATCAGGAATCATGACGGAGAAACAAACGGACGCCGTGAGGAAATGTTTAGCAGAGTTTTCTCAGGAGGCTCATGGTGAGAGCAGCGCTACTGCTGTCAGGACTCTGAGTACTGTTcctaacactactactacttttaatGCAGTACTACTACCACCATCAATACTGCCAGGGGTAGTACTGCTATTACTGAACTGTTACTATTCATACTCATAGTTCTGTTTCTGCCACTAATTCTGATAATACTATCagtactgcaagtactactaaTAAATCTGATAATACTAGtaatactacaaatactactacttaATCTGTtagtactattactactactacaagcaCTACTAATTATATTAATAGTACATTAGTACTGCAAGGTTTAGGGTTATTGGTACTACTGCTAAACTACTACTCGTCCTATTAGTATTTctgtcactactactactactactacaggtAGGCTACTACAGTTAATACTTCAATGTCCAACATGcttgctgctgctactactacaatgACTCTCCTGCTGGttctactgttttgtttttttttactgctactTTATGAAATAGTAGtgctgttactgctactaccatggaaatacatacagtacaatTACTTTAGTGAAGTATGTAGTTATTCAGACAGTACTCATACTATGTAACCTGATGATGTATTCATATTACAAAATATACACTGTTAGTTTTTAGTAGGGGGCGCAAATATGAGTCGTATGAGtcaaattttaatttgagtttAAAAGTTTTATTGACTGTAAAAATAGATTTGGCAGAAGGGGTGTTGATCTCGGCCCACAGCAGTGGAGTTCATGAACGGAGTTAACAGAGTAATGAGTTAATTAACGGAGTTAACAGAGTAATGAGTTAATGAACGGTACAAAGGCGGGAGAAATGCAGATTTTGGATCAGGTGCTCCATGGATCAGCTCAGTTTGTTGCACTCTGACTGCAGTGATACAGTAAACTTGTCTGCTGCACCAGATTTTGAGCTCAATCTCAGTCACTCAGCGTCCAACTCtaaatgtttttcttacatGTCAAACAAAATCAGTCGGtcagtctctgctgctgctgccacggCTGTTCCTGTTCTCCACTGGTTATGGCTGTTGAAGtcacagcttttgttttttttgtttgttttttttttcttggagatCTCTACCTGAACCAGTCAGTGCCTTACCTGGACGAGCCTCCCGCCCCTCTGGACTTCTACCGCGACTGGATTGGTCCAAACAAGCCCTGCATCATCCGCAACGCCTTCAGTCACTGGCCGGCTCTGTCCAGATGGACGCCGGATTACCTCAGGTAGCTTTTTTTAAGctcagacaaagaaaatagtTGTGGTGAATGTTAACAGCTCctaaaaatatatgaataatgTATGAAAGTAAATGGTCACATGTTTACATTAGATTTAAGAAATACTTATACAAGACAGGGAGATGGGGGATGTGTACTGAAACAAACAATAGTAAAGTCAATAGTaaaggttaatttttttttttccccacgctcaaactctctgtctcctcctgcagagagatggtggggtcaaaggtcatcagCGTGGCCGTGACGCCGAACGGTTACGCCGACGCTGTCAGCGGGGATCGCTTTGTCATGCCGGAGGAGCGTCGCATGACCTTCTCATCCCTGCTGGATGTGATGGAGgggaaggtacacacacacacacacacacacacacacacacacacacacgtatcagTCTTCCATTATAATCATTTTGACATGCCGTGGTGTCTGTGTTACACTGACGAGTTTGTTCAGTTCATGAGAAGCAGCAGTCACATTATTTGGTGGTTCATTATTTCTAAATGGTGAGGGTCAGACTGttcaggggtcaaaggtcagcgaGTGGGCAACAGGTTATCTTACAGGGTAAATATaaagcagctgaaaacaaaaaaaacatttaaaaaatgatgagtgATTATACTGGTTACACTGCAGTATAAAATGTTGCTGTCacatgatttgtgtgtgtgtgtgtgtgtgtgtgcaggtgcagaAGCAGGGTGTGTTCTACGTGCAGAAGCAGAGCTCCAacctgctgcaggagctgcCGGAGCTGGCGGCCGACGTGGAGGAACACGTTCCCTGGATGAGCGAGGCGCTCGGTCAGTTCAGCTTCAGCCGACCGATCCAAAGAGCTGGCACCCTCCTTTTATATCAGATatcatcaaaatgaataaatatactTTTAATATATGAGATATATATCGTCACCTCTGAGGGGATTGACTTCCTTTCTGAGCGCTGCTGCAGAAAACCAAACACTAGATCTTCTGTGTACattttatttgctcatttaGTTTTCCCCCCAAGTGTGACTTTACAAATTACTTGACACTGATATTCATGAAACTGTTGCCGTCATATTTTCACGTTAATCACTTGCTCtcaaaggaatactccaacgttttgagcaaaacacctttttttccgacttccccagactcagactgaaatgttgaatatcgttttcacctctgtgtctCCAGTGGTTCATTTCTGTTGGTAGCATCtagtgttagcttagcataatgacttgaagtctatgggagttgttagcccaATACACtctaaataagacagcttcggagttgtataaagtttattttttcactttgatggagtcAGACCAACAACTCCTATAGACTTAACATTTACAGGTGAGTCGGGAAAAAAGGTACtttacccaaaatgttggaTTACTCCTTTAAATCaggaatggaaaaataaatctgctgtgatttttcattcatgtgcgtgtgtgttttcaaacatGTAACTCATGTTTTCAGATGTATCCTTATAtgcatatttttactttatttatttgtttcagttcTGCCGATGTTGACTCTCACATGTTTTCCCTTATTAATTCCCTTATTTTTTCCCTTATATTAAGTTCCCTTAttagttgtgttttttaatacgctttgctttcatttctcttttatttttctcgGTTGAATCCTGCTGCCGTCTGACATGGTGTgtttcatggtgtgtgtgcagggaagCTTCCAGATGCGGTGAATTTCTGGCTGGGCGAGGCGAGCGCCGTCACCTCCAGTAAGACGACTCGGGTTCACGTGACAGTTTGAGGTTTGAGGCGTCAGATCAGGTCGTCTGTGTGAGAGACGAGGCTGGTGGTTTAACGCCGCCTGCTGACGGGAGTTACACTCAGTCCTCAGTCCACCGGCAACACACACCTCGataaaatatcagcttttaATATTTACAGCACAGGTGTTTGGAGGAGGGAGACAAACAGCTGAACCAGCTGCAAACATAAAGTTCAGGATTTTCCATTTGTAGTTATTTCTactctttattatttattacgttcactgtttcctgtgcatttactgtaaatttattgtatattttctttACGTTTTGTTATAACTCATTTATTTACTGCGTATTTACCATGTGTACATGTGGTGTATTTCCTATAAAGGTactgtgtgtaaactgtgtatCTCCTGTGTATCTCctgtgtgtttaatgtgtgtttactgtgtttcaGTGCATAAGGATCACTATGAGAATCTTTACTGTGTGATTTCTGGAGAGAAACGTTTCATCCTGCTGCCGCCAACAGACCGCCCTCACATCCCCTatggtaaccatagcaaccgcccTCTGTCCCGTACTGTAACTCTTGTGGCCGACCTCCATCCTTCGTGGTAGCCGTAACCTCCGCCCTGCACTAACTATAGCCACCCATGACTCTGATGATTGGTTGGATAtccaagtgcattttttttcttgacattttttaaaagtaaaaatctgaatattttgagTGAGTGGAAACTGAAATTGCTACTAAAAGTATTTCTGTAAATGACTGACTCAGGAGGTGAAGGCTGATTTAAgtgaaaactgttttgtttgaaaaaaaaagtcagacattGTTGACAGAAAGAAATTCAATTTAACTTGTTTTGAACACCAGCACATTTATAATAAGTCAAAttatgtctgtctgcctgtctgtctctctgcctgtctgtctgcctgcctgtctgtctgtctgtctgcctgtctgtctctctgcctgcctgtctctctctctgtctgcctgcctgtctgtctctcaggtctGTACCAGCCTGCTGTCTACAGTCAGAGGGCTGATGGAGACTTTGAGGTTGTGGATCAGCTCGGCTCTGACAAGGTGAGCTCGGCTCTCTGCCGCCCTCTAGAGGTAAAGAGCCGCAGCGCTGTGAGCTGTAATGATGAGTCAACCAATCACATTCAAGGGACGGAGCTGTGGGTGGGGCTGTGGGCGGAGCCTGCCACTGGTGCTCACTGCTGCGGTAACAAAAAGGAAGCTAGCCAGTGATGCAGGAGTGAACAGTATTATTAAAGCATCATCGAAATATTATTACTGacgacaaaaagaaaacaaaagctcagtcaacaacaacaacaacaacaacaaaccctGAAAAGTCtgaggtgtttgtgtttgtcagctccagacagaaaacagcctGAGAAGCCCTGAAGCCTCGTGGCTCCGTCTGC encodes the following:
- the LOC115367516 gene encoding chromatin-remodeling ATPase INO80-like produces the protein MVSAGGEKVPVLVFFLSWLAPHRKHRETSSNYDAKPSSADPYSQPSPTSHQPSTSPVPPLTSPVPSSVPTLQETLQSTSPVSLSSIPAPQESQSSQPSSSCGPAHSFTSSDTSASWPETPQLLFSSPQGASASPAFVPPRSPQSRPGKKRKNRDQDDWFIERMKQLEGRLLEVQKAMDNNDEYSRFGQTVADMLRRVPEDNRGDAMFAVYRVSICGRTHRTEHGPSLAVHIYICVHSM
- the jmjd7 gene encoding bifunctional peptidase and (3S)-lysyl hydroxylase JMJD7, whose product is MTEKQTDAVRKCLAEFSQEAHDLYLNQSVPYLDEPPAPLDFYRDWIGPNKPCIIRNAFSHWPALSRWTPDYLREMVGSKVISVAVTPNGYADAVSGDRFVMPEERRMTFSSLLDVMEGKVQKQGVFYVQKQSSNLLQELPELAADVEEHVPWMSEALGKLPDAVNFWLGEASAVTSMHKDHYENLYCVISGEKRFILLPPTDRPHIPYGLYQPAVYSQRADGDFEVVDQLGSDKVPWIPLDPLDPDLARFPAYSSARPLCCSVKAGEMLFLPSLWFHHVRQSHGCIAVNFWYDMEYDIKYNYFQLLESLSGFTATPQEVTSQEVTSQEVTSQDAPPSS